CATTAAAGTAGATCATCAGAATTTTTTAGTCAAACATACTTGATCACCATGAGACATAGATAAAGCattaataagtaataacaacTTTAAACTCTCccttaaatctaatttaaaacTTACCTATCATCATCTTTGAATGAACATATATCATGAAGCGACGGGCTTGCTGAGCTCTACTATAATCAGTGTCAGGTTCTGGTTTCTCTGGAGGTACATATTCTCCCTCTCTCCTTGCCTCTCGCTTCCCAAGGCAGAAGAAATTTAGATAATCGCGGGGATTGGCCTCCTCAAGTCCCTTTCTATTAAGGGCTTGAGTGATATCCATGTACATCATCTCTATTGTCCTCCGCTGCCAATCTAATATTGCCTGAACAGAAGAACTCTCTGGTATTCCTTCCGGCCACATTGGGATCACAATGTAAACAGCAAACCTCTCATTTGCTTCAATTTTACTAACAATCTTTAGTGAGAGCTCCTTTGGTATAAGATGCAAAGCATTAATGTcctctaccttaatatcacttgATTTCCAGCCATATGAACTTCCAATAAAATACTGATTCTCAATGTAGATGAAATTTTTGGCTCGTCGAATAGCATTGATATATGCATCCTGAATTCCTCGGTCGATGATGTTATCCTTCCCAGTAATAAGGCCTACTGCTGCTGCATCTTTAGGTGTTACGGGAAAGCCAGAAGCCGCCCCGCCATCAATGGATCGGAACAACTGAACATTCCATGATTCCAGGTCATCTGATGATGTAACTGGTGATGGGTAGATTATAATCTCATCAAGCTTGCCTCTAGGAATGAGGAACTTGTCCCCCACCTGCTTAGTCCACCTCTGCTCAAAATTGTATAAGACATCCCAAGCAATTGGCCCTTCTAGTTGGCAATGAATGTCATGCCATGGCTCCCTTGGACCACCCTTGTTGATAGAAGCAGTTGCAAAGTTGGGCTGATGGAAATCATCATGGTGGATTGTGCTCAAAGTACTAAATAAGGGATGTTCTAGCGTATCGTATCTCCCATCACAAAGATCAATACCACCAATGAAACTCGCTATCCTTCGCTTTTGTGATCCTCCACCAGTTACTTCCTTGTCAACTACTATTGTCTTCTGATGGTGAGTAAACATGGTAGAAATCTCAAACccctgaattctgcttcttccAAAATCAGGATTACGCGGGCACAAAAAGCAACGCACATTTGTGCCTTGAAAATATTTCTCAGTATCTTGGTCGTGAGTTGCCATTAAACCATCCTTCCTCAGCTCCATAAGAGAAGTTCTGTCATCCCAAACAAGCACCAGAACCGTGACACCTTCCTCAGCCTTCTTCTTAAGCAGCTCCCCTAATGTTGGGACATCTTGCTGCGACTTTCTCGGGTCCCTTATTAAGGTTATCTCAGTATACACAGACCATCCAGCTATGTAAATTAGGTGCCTTGCATTACTAATTGCGTCAAAGATGTCCATCCAGCATCTCTGAGGCTCATAATACTCCCCATTGGACAGCTTTATCCAAGGATAAAAATTCTCTGGAACATGGGCATCTTGGTATAGAGAAACTTTGCAACCTTTTCTTTGCTTGAAGAATGTATAAGGAACTCCCTCAAATTGTTGCGTTTTGATTCCCTGAGACCAATGCAAGTCTTGGGCAACACTCAAAAACTGCAACTTGACACGGATTTTAGAACCTATAGGATTGTGGTCTACATCCAAAATATCAATCCATTTCTCAAACATAAACCCCCTTATGATTTCCTCAACAGGTACATAAGCTCTTCCAATTAGTGTTGCCCCAATAGGATCACCCTCTTTGACTGTGAATATAATATGTGAGATATAATGGGCACAGTATATGCGAAAAGACTCTGACCACTGGGGATTGGAAGGTTGGTTTTCGACCATTCTAGTCCGCGCAACCCTGGCTTTATCTAAATCCACTGTTGCATAGAGTTTAGATCCAAAAATCTGCTTCATGTATATATGTGTTAGAAAAAGATTTCACGAATGATCAAATTGAAGTTAAtaatatacccaaaaaaaaaaatatatactagtCAAAGGAGAATGGGGATCTTTAAAGCAAAAGAAGAACAGTTTACCTCTACTGGTCGGCACAGCACAAATTTCTTAACTTTGGCTAGAAACCTTTTTCCACACTTTTGTACCCCCAAAGTTTCCAAATTTCAAGAAAACAATGTGTAAGGTTAAAAAAGAATTCAGGAAACCACACCAAAAATTGAATGATTAGCATTGGTAGGTATATAGACTTATGGAACTTGGTAACATAAACAAATTTGAGATAGAatgaaaaaaactaatataagAAGTTTTGTTTGGATGAAATATATTATCATGCATGGTCTGCTAAATTGCTTATCACCTTCCATCAATGGAATGAAAATGACACAAGCTCGTTTGTCATGGTCACCAATTAAAGATGACTTGCCAACTAATTCTGTTAGACTTAGGTAGAACAGAATTAATGAAAAACAAGAGGTGTTTCACagctttccttttccctcttaTAGCAATGGATAAAAAAGATAACACTCTTGGCATGATTATATTATGGCTATAAGTGTCCCCTATTCCGAAACTCCTAGTTATTAGGGTATTATAAGCTTTATGATTCATCTGGTTGCAAGAAAAGGGGAAATAAATTCTTGGAATTCTACAAACAATATGGGTTTAATATTGTTAGCATTCAAGTAGACTATCCACGTGGtaaattaaatgataaattgGGTGAATGAGGCAATTTAACATTGAGAGTTTTTTATCATTATAGGTTTAAATCAAGGATAGCAGTCAATCTTTCTCTTTGCATTAGTGATGATTGAGCTCAGTCTAAATTGAATCAAAGGGAAGtcatttggtgtttggttttcgCATATAATATAGTTTTAGTTGATAAAACTAGATGTGGAGTTAATGTATAAGCTCTAACAGTCTGGTTTTCAAAAGTTACTTGAGTGAGAGTAATGAATCTTCAGTGAGTCTCATGAAAGACTTAAGCAAGGTTCCAATTTATGGATCACTCGGGTGAGTGTCACACAAAGATCAATTGATATTTAAGGTTTGCTTGAAGTTCGCTCGAGCAATGTTGAGTGAGATGGTTTAATTACTCAAATGATGTAAGacttgaatattttaaaaaatgtaaagtgatatttattatttaaattatttaaaattgtctaaattttatatttttttataatttttagaactaTTAGTATTTTATAATATTGTTGGTCCCTAAAAAGAATCAAGTATTTTATTAATCgatcaaaatatattattggTCCCTAAACTCTAACCTATTATAGATTTTAAtccatttataatattttttttcgtTCTTAGCAAACTTAAAGGGATAAATTTTAGTCTCCTAATGCTTAAAATTATCACTTTTAGTCACTAAAGTGTCTAATGGAGCAATGAtgtataagttttatttttgatCGGGATGTATAGGTTTTTAGTTTTGACTACATCATGATTATATTAGGAAGATTTAACGAATGTTGACAGAATGACTAAAACCGATCACTTTAACTTTGCTCAAAATTAAAAGTAATTAGTATTACTTTAAATTTTAGGAACAAAACATTTCTAGATTAAAGTTTAGGAAACAACAATATATTTTAtccttattaatttttattcaatgaatATACATTAAAGAAAACTTTTTAATCCTCATATTTATCTAAGTCTTGAACAAAGGAGAAAGTATAAATGTAATGGGGGCAATATTAGGGACGAAATTTCTTTCATAACAACTTATTAAGGTAGCATCACTTTCAACGGAACCCACGTAAAGGGTGGACGGAGGGGGCCTGGGTTTTCAAATTTCTCCCCCTccctttatattttgttaataattttttttaattaagtgcAAATCTTACATAATGGTaccctttattattatttttttaaattgtgcaAACATTCCTAACTCATTTAAAGTATTAATGTCTTACTTAGtttcttttaatattaaattgctttttgctatatataattattaactTTAGGAGATTTAAAGCATGAATTTCAATgaatatataagtaaattttaaataaaaatcttatgtcccacttttctattttactttttgttctACCAATTTGTATGTGTCatatatttgagaaaaaaaaaattctatttcagATTTTGGTACTtcataagggaaaaaaaaggacttGTGATAGGCAGCGATAGATAGAACATAAAGTGAAACATTCAGGGGGGGacattgaatttttatttgtaaaatttcttcttttattattttcctaaaacaattttttttttcatcttataTAAAGTGTTAGAGTTACCAATatatgcttcttcttcttcttttttttcatttgatgaAAAGATGCTATAATGGTTAAAAATTTGGGACATATTTTACCTTATCAtccataaataaaagaaaatattttatttagaattgtattattatatttcacTTATCATTAGGGTGAACCTTAGGTACACTACTTAAGTGCAATACATTAAattctctaattaaattcaaacacatattgcattgaatttttttttttttttttttgagaaataaactaactcttaaacacacacacacacttaattacattgaatttagttgtttttggaaaatataacttttttgtgCTTTATTAGTCAATGCAaccatattttttaatttaatttgagaaCCTAATGTATACCTAAAGTactatatctaaattttttgcTTAGGTATATAAAAGTGAcacttttatttaattatcttaAATTAATTGAgttaaatacattttattttctaaaattattattttactctaatgtgtaatatttaatttctttaacaaaaaaccatgttttaaaacatttagagaatattaattgtaattaatattaaaaaatatatatggctCCAACACTGAGCCTACCTTAGAAACCACTTTTCTTATGTACCAATCACAACAAGCCACATCaactgttgtgaaaaatattgttttgttatatgtatttatattttgatacaTTTTCTAACATACAAGTATCAACTTTATTGGGATCAAATTTGAAGATTTGGGCCAATTAATTTGGGTAAAACTTACGCTCCATTTGTATAAAGGATTCGGTTCCTTTCATTCTATGTTCCTTTCATATATCTCAACATTATCAATATTGTTTTACTTAAACTTTCTTAGAATTAGAGTACTGCTAAATAAATTGTCTGAAATCAAGCAAATGTACCTTCATACGTCGTCGGTTTTCAGTTCTCTTAAACTTAATGTTCTTTagtcaaattttaataaaaagcaTTGTGGTTAATATAGATGTTCGAAAATAGATGCATAGATATTTTCTTAGGTCATTAAAATTAGACAATtagttatcattttttatatgcTGGAATTCGAATTTGACTAATGTGTTATTATATATCTTAAATATAAACAACTGAATTTTTACTATAATATAAACTCTTTCTATTTTCAAagcaaatgaaaattttcttaacttttcatgaattctagttagctcaattcATAAATTTTCTTGCCACTGAATTCAGGATTAAGATTTGAATTTAGTCTATactaaaaactaattgataTTTCAAACTGATGTTAATCATTAGTCTAATGAGAAATCATTATATAAAgactctttttttaaaaatgtttattttttcctttgttaTAAGAACTGCAATATGTTGTCATTTTCAGAATTGTGTCTTAGAAAAGCTCATTTTCATTTCGTTTTATAGTCTTTGCTTCTTATTACAAGCTAGGCTGATCATATTCTTTAGTTCTATCCATTTATATCTATCTCTGTAATGCAATCTCCATTCATGGGGTTTTAATGTCTATTTCGTAAcagtattttcttttgatttttgatttttgaattttgatttgatttttaatatattcattttcttttgaattgtctCTCAATCCTAAAATttcaccttttttattttattttatgtatgagTGTATGAATATTTATTCAACTttttgcaaataaataaataaactataagCAAAAAACTACATCCAAATTCATTATTCTAAGAATTCAATAAGGTGAGCAAGAAATTGAAATCAAAGACTAAGAAAATCCCAAAATACAATTATTGAAAACTGTATATAATTCTTTTATCCTCAACAATTCAAACACGTACCTTTCGTAAATTGGCGCTGCATTCATAGTGTATCCTATCAACTTCAAAAATTGATGCTATAAGTGTCCCATGGAGCAATTGCAGCATTGTTCCTCGCTTGGAATTTCTCTATGTGATAGCAATATCTGGTTTTGTAGCTTGtacaccaaacaaaaacaagaaaagaacaTTAGCATGCAAGTAAGAAATATTCAGAATCAAGTAGAAAttcaaacacaaagacatatCAAAAGAAAGTATACATGGTATGTACGCAGGCAGCTTACTACTCTGAATCTCTGATAGAGGATAATTTGATGGTACTGTTGTAGTAGAGttgatccatatatatatatatataataaagagGAAAGATAAAAGAGAGGTAGAGAATATAATCTAATGGGTTTATTTATGCTTGAAGGAAGAGATTGTGTCTTCAAAGAATTCAAGTTAGAATCAGTTCCCTCCTTTGATTCCAAGGAGTGCAGTTTTCAGAGACATTATTTGCTTATTTTACTCTAATCTTAGCTAAGCCCAAGTCAAGGATAACGTTATACGAAGGCATTGTCCATTGTCCATGGAACAGGAACTACTGATCCTTAGTCCTTACTCCATGCATTTGAATTGTTCAATTTTAGTCATTAttatactattatatatatttttgtcaaaatgcTTTAATTATGAGTTGAGAACAATCTCAGAGATTTTGATAGCAATTATAGAGGGAAGAGATTAATTATTCTAAatacttgttttaattttttttttttttttatatctttgaTAGAACAAATATTTGATgcaataaatgaaaaaagaacGTGAATCAATGTGGCGAtgccatgatttttttttttgagaaatggtGATGCCATTATTAGTACCACATGGATGTTACATCACTGATATTTTATGAGATGAACAGTAGATTATAGATTTTCACGCTTAAgattgttgatgcccatttttgcGAATCCATATCCAAAAGCCCATGaggaagaaagcccaataaaaaTCAAGGCCCAAAAACCCATCAAGAAGATCGAAGAGTAAGAAAGGTCCAAAGAAAGAAGTGCAAGGGAAAGCGATCTACAGCAAAACGCAGATTTGCAGCAAATTTGCAAATTACAAATTTGCCGCAGAATACAGTTCTTTGGCAGAATGGCTTCAACAGATAAAGACAAATTGGGCCCAAGACCCTTTTGATCCAGTCAACATTATTTGCCCCATAAAGGCCTATATCCTTTTGTATAAAAAGATAGGCATGAATACTAATATGAAGAAGCAcgatgaaaagaaacaagaaacaacAAGAAGTGTCAACAACAGGAATCacgtgaaggaaagaaaagctaaaccaaaggaaaatgacaaacGTAGCaggaaatgcatgaagaaataagacaaaaacacatagcaaaacaaaacaaaactaatctGCTATGGCAGAAACAGCATGGGAACGAAAGAAGACAAAAATAGAAGACAGTGGAGCAAGCACAGAAGGGCCCAAGCACCACCAACCTATACCCAACCAATACAAGGGAGGTAGGCCCATGGTTAAGGGGATtcagagggtgtggtttggtggtggggggaaAAAGAGGTCTATATTTGGTTTCTAGCCATGACTTCTTTTGGGAATATACCTTTCTAGGATGGTAtcttacccaaaagaagtaatagATGGTTGGAACCATTTGATGTATGCCATAGAGCTAGGTAGTGAGGTAGCCCAATCCTTATTGGTTAGTCACCTAGAAGTAGAGGTAtacagcaaaaataaataaaagggaatTTTGTCATGAAATGAGTAATGGT
This DNA window, taken from Quercus robur chromosome 2, dhQueRobu3.1, whole genome shotgun sequence, encodes the following:
- the LOC126712934 gene encoding phospholipase D alpha 1-like isoform X1, whose protein sequence is MLQLLHGTLIASIFEVDRIHYECSANLRKCGKRFLAKVKKFVLCRPVEIFGSKLYATVDLDKARVARTRMVENQPSNPQWSESFRIYCAHYISHIIFTVKEGDPIGATLIGRAYVPVEEIIRGFMFEKWIDILDVDHNPIGSKIRVKLQFLSVAQDLHWSQGIKTQQFEGVPYTFFKQRKGCKVSLYQDAHVPENFYPWIKLSNGEYYEPQRCWMDIFDAISNARHLIYIAGWSVYTEITLIRDPRKSQQDVPTLGELLKKKAEEGVTVLVLVWDDRTSLMELRKDGLMATHDQDTEKYFQGTNVRCFLCPRNPDFGRSRIQGFEISTMFTHHQKTIVVDKEVTGGGSQKRRIASFIGGIDLCDGRYDTLEHPLFSTLSTIHHDDFHQPNFATASINKGGPREPWHDIHCQLEGPIAWDVLYNFEQRWTKQVGDKFLIPRGKLDEIIIYPSPVTSSDDLESWNVQLFRSIDGGAASGFPVTPKDAAAVGLITGKDNIIDRGIQDAYINAIRRAKNFIYIENQYFIGSSYGWKSSDIKVEDINALHLIPKELSLKIVSKIEANERFAVYIVIPMWPEGIPESSSVQAILDWQRRTIEMMYMDITQALNRKGLEEANPRDYLNFFCLGKREARREGEYVPPEKPEPDTDYSRAQQARRFMIYVHSKMMIVDDEYIIIGSANINQRSMDGARDSEIAMGAYQPWYLADEGPARGQIYGLRIALWYEHLRFGVMHESLFHPESKRCVNVMNDIAKNNWDIYMKETIDADMEGHLLPYPIQVTRDGKITTLSGSRFFPDTKAPVLGAKSEYLLPILTT